From the Streptomyces nigrescens genome, one window contains:
- a CDS encoding polyprenyl synthetase family protein, with product MTTSTSARTSTSVGNRGETVNPASPAIDTEGVTALLERGRTLATPVLRAAVDRLAPPMDTVAAYHFGWIDAEGHPTTGDSGKAVRPALALLSAEAAGAAPEVGIPGAVAVELVHNFSLLHDDLMDGDEQRRHRDTVWKVHGPAQAILVGDALFALANEILLELGTVDAGRATRRLTLATRKLIDGQAQDISYEHRERVTVEECLEMEGNKTGALLACAVSIGAVLGGADDRTADTLEKYGYHLGLAFQAVDDLLGIWGDPEATGKKTWSDLRQRKKSLPVVAALAAGGPASERLAQILAADAKKSETEIADFTEEEFASRAALIEEAGGREWTSQEARRQHATAIAALDEIHMPEQVRAQLVALADFVVVRQR from the coding sequence ATGACTACGAGTACGAGCGCTCGCACGAGCACGAGCGTCGGAAACAGAGGAGAAACCGTGAATCCGGCTTCCCCAGCTATCGACACCGAGGGCGTCACCGCGCTGCTGGAGCGCGGGCGGACACTCGCCACCCCCGTGCTGCGTGCCGCCGTGGACCGGCTCGCTCCTCCCATGGACACCGTCGCCGCCTACCACTTCGGCTGGATCGACGCCGAGGGCCACCCCACCACGGGGGACAGCGGCAAGGCGGTACGGCCGGCGCTCGCGCTGCTGTCGGCCGAGGCCGCCGGCGCGGCCCCCGAGGTCGGTATCCCCGGCGCGGTCGCCGTCGAGCTGGTGCACAACTTCTCGCTGCTGCACGACGACCTCATGGACGGCGACGAGCAGCGCAGGCACCGCGACACCGTCTGGAAGGTGCACGGCCCCGCGCAGGCCATCCTCGTCGGCGACGCGCTGTTCGCCCTCGCCAACGAAATACTGCTGGAGCTCGGCACGGTCGACGCCGGCCGCGCCACCCGCCGGCTCACCCTGGCCACCCGTAAGCTGATCGACGGTCAGGCCCAGGACATCTCCTACGAGCACCGCGAGCGGGTCACCGTCGAGGAGTGCCTGGAGATGGAGGGCAACAAGACCGGCGCGCTGCTGGCCTGTGCCGTCTCCATCGGCGCGGTCCTGGGCGGCGCCGACGACCGCACCGCGGACACCCTGGAGAAGTACGGCTACCACCTCGGCCTCGCCTTCCAGGCCGTGGACGACCTGCTCGGCATCTGGGGCGACCCGGAGGCCACCGGCAAGAAGACCTGGAGCGATCTGCGTCAGCGCAAGAAGTCGCTCCCGGTCGTCGCCGCGCTGGCGGCCGGTGGTCCGGCCTCCGAGCGTCTCGCCCAGATCCTGGCGGCCGACGCGAAGAAGAGCGAGACCGAGATTGCCGACTTCACCGAGGAAGAGTTCGCCTCCCGCGCGGCCCTCATCGAGGAGGCCGGCGGCCGCGAGTGGACCTCTCAGGAGGCCCGCCGCCAGCACGCCACCGCCATCGCCGCACTGGACGAGATCCACATGCCGGAGCAGGTCCGCGCACAGCTCGTCGCGCTCGCGGACTTCGTCGTCGTACGACAGAGATGA
- a CDS encoding glycosyltransferase family 2 protein, translating into MRLGAVVLTMGNRPEELRALLDSVAKQNGDPIEIVVVGNGSPLPELPDGVRTVELPENVGIPAGRNVGIEAFGPGGSDVDGLLFLDDDGLLAREDTAELCREAFAADPELGIISFRIADPDTGETQRRHVPRLRASDPMRSSRVTTFLGGANAVRTHVFEEVGGLPDDFFYAHEETDLAWRALDAGWQIDYRSDMVLFHPTTAPARHAVYHRMVARNRVWLARRNLPAPLVPVYLGVWLLLTLARRPSRPALRAWLGGFKEGWVTPCGPRRPMKWATVWRLTRLGRPPVI; encoded by the coding sequence ATGCGACTCGGTGCGGTTGTCCTGACCATGGGCAACCGCCCCGAGGAGCTGCGCGCGCTGCTGGACTCGGTCGCCAAGCAGAACGGCGACCCGATCGAGATCGTCGTGGTCGGCAACGGTTCGCCGCTGCCCGAGCTCCCCGACGGCGTACGGACCGTCGAGCTGCCGGAGAACGTCGGCATCCCGGCAGGCCGCAATGTCGGCATCGAGGCCTTCGGCCCCGGTGGCAGTGACGTCGACGGTCTGCTCTTCCTCGACGACGACGGGCTCCTGGCCAGGGAGGACACCGCCGAGCTGTGCCGCGAGGCCTTCGCCGCCGACCCCGAGCTGGGCATCATCAGCTTCCGGATCGCGGACCCGGACACCGGCGAGACCCAGCGCCGGCACGTCCCGCGGCTGCGTGCCTCGGACCCGATGCGGTCGTCGCGGGTCACCACCTTCCTCGGTGGTGCGAACGCGGTCCGTACGCATGTCTTCGAGGAGGTCGGCGGGCTGCCCGACGACTTCTTCTACGCCCACGAGGAGACCGACCTGGCCTGGCGGGCACTGGACGCGGGCTGGCAGATCGACTACCGGTCGGACATGGTCCTCTTCCACCCGACGACGGCACCGGCCCGGCATGCGGTCTACCACCGGATGGTGGCCCGTAACCGTGTGTGGCTGGCCCGCCGCAACCTGCCCGCCCCGCTGGTTCCGGTCTATCTCGGTGTCTGGCTCCTGCTCACCCTCGCCCGCCGGCCGTCGCGACCGGCACTGCGGGCCTGGCTGGGCGGCTTCAAGGAGGGCTGGGTCACGCCGTGCGGTCCCAGGCGCCCCATGAAGTGGGCTACCGTTTGGCGACTGACCCGACTGGGCCGCCCTCCCGTCATCTGA
- the hpnC gene encoding squalene synthase HpnC — protein sequence MLDQAAHENFPVAPFFLPRAWRTDLMAVYGFARLVDDIGDGDLAPGGGDAVLLGLDRAQGEDRPALLDALEADLHRVFSDRAPGPRHPLLRRLGPTVRRCALTPEPFLRLIEANRQDQRVSRYGTYDDLVAYCELSANPVGRLVLGITGTASPERIRRSDAVCTALQIVEHVQDVAEDLGRDRIYLPAEDLKRFGVTEADLAAPSGGASVRALIAYEAERARELLNEGTPLVGSVHGRLKLLLAGFVAGGRAALQAVAAADHDVLPGPPKPTKLSLLREVRATLRREG from the coding sequence GTGCTCGATCAGGCCGCACACGAGAATTTCCCGGTCGCACCGTTCTTCCTGCCCCGCGCCTGGCGGACCGATCTGATGGCCGTCTACGGCTTCGCCCGGCTCGTCGACGACATCGGTGACGGCGATCTCGCACCCGGGGGCGGCGATGCCGTACTCCTCGGACTGGACCGTGCGCAAGGCGAAGACCGGCCGGCTTTGCTGGACGCTCTGGAGGCGGACCTCCACCGTGTCTTCAGCGACCGGGCCCCCGGCCCCCGGCATCCGCTGCTGCGCCGGCTCGGCCCGACCGTCCGCCGCTGCGCGCTGACCCCCGAGCCGTTCCTCAGGCTGATCGAGGCCAACCGGCAGGACCAGCGGGTGAGCCGCTATGGCACCTATGACGACCTCGTCGCCTACTGCGAGCTGTCCGCCAATCCCGTCGGCCGGCTCGTCCTCGGCATCACCGGCACCGCGAGCCCCGAACGCATCCGTCGCTCGGACGCGGTCTGCACCGCCCTGCAGATCGTCGAACACGTCCAGGACGTGGCCGAGGACCTCGGGCGGGACCGCATCTACCTCCCTGCCGAGGACCTGAAACGCTTTGGTGTCACCGAGGCCGATCTGGCCGCGCCGAGCGGGGGCGCATCGGTGCGCGCATTGATCGCGTACGAAGCGGAACGCGCCCGTGAGCTGCTGAATGAAGGCACCCCGCTGGTGGGTAGCGTCCACGGCAGACTCAAGCTGCTGCTGGCCGGATTCGTGGCCGGCGGACGCGCTGCACTCCAGGCGGTCGCGGCCGCCGATCACGACGTACTCCCTGGACCGCCCAAGCCGACCAAGCTCAGCCTGCTGCGCGAGGTAAGGGCGACATTGCGAAGAGAGGGGTGA
- a CDS encoding ABC transporter ATP-binding protein yields the protein MAEQNNGVQPTEAAEARIPTVIADDLHIVYRVYGTGAGKGSATAALNRIVRRKPSSGVREVHAVKGVSFTAYRGESIGLIGSNGSGKSTLLKAVAGLLPAERGKVYTHGQPSLLGVNAALMNDLTGERNVILGGLAMGMSREQVRERYDGIVDFSGINEKGDFISLPMRTYSSGMAARLRFSIAAAKDHDVLMIDEALATGDRSFQKRSEARIRELRKEAGTVFLVSHNNKSIRDTCDRVLWLERGELLMDGPTDEVIKAYEKETGK from the coding sequence GTGGCTGAGCAGAACAACGGCGTCCAGCCGACCGAGGCGGCCGAGGCGCGGATCCCGACCGTGATCGCGGACGATCTGCACATCGTCTACCGCGTCTACGGCACGGGCGCGGGCAAGGGCAGTGCCACCGCGGCGCTGAACCGCATCGTGCGCCGCAAGCCCTCCTCGGGGGTGCGTGAGGTGCATGCGGTCAAGGGCGTTTCCTTCACTGCCTACCGGGGTGAGTCGATCGGTCTGATCGGTTCCAACGGCTCGGGCAAGTCGACGCTGCTCAAGGCGGTCGCCGGGCTGCTGCCCGCGGAGCGCGGCAAGGTCTACACGCACGGTCAGCCCTCGCTGCTGGGTGTCAACGCGGCCCTGATGAACGATCTGACCGGTGAGCGGAACGTGATCCTCGGCGGTCTGGCGATGGGCATGAGCCGCGAGCAGGTCCGTGAGCGCTACGACGGCATCGTCGACTTCTCCGGCATCAACGAGAAGGGCGACTTCATCTCGCTGCCGATGCGCACCTACTCCTCCGGTATGGCGGCCCGGCTGCGGTTCTCCATCGCCGCGGCCAAGGACCACGATGTGCTGATGATCGACGAGGCGCTGGCCACCGGTGACCGCAGCTTCCAGAAGCGCTCCGAGGCCCGCATCCGCGAGCTGCGCAAGGAAGCCGGCACGGTCTTCCTCGTCAGCCACAACAACAAGTCGATCCGCGACACCTGCGACCGGGTCCTGTGGCTGGAGCGCGGTGAGCTGCTGATGGACGGCCCGACGGACGAAGTCATCAAGGCGTACGAAAAGGAGACGGGCAAGTAG
- the hpnE gene encoding hydroxysqualene dehydroxylase HpnE, which yields MTSGVTRPGRRRDLPPGRPEGAAAVVIGGGLAGTTAALALADAGLRVTLVEGRPRLGGLVFSFRRDSAAGELSVDNGQHVYLRCCTAYSGLLERIGATDLVPLQERMDVPVLDADRMRLGRLRRTALPVPLHLARSLAGYPHLSPAERAGVVRATLALKGLDPADPALDGLDFGSWLRRYGQSARAIEALWDLVGIATLNARAGDASMGLAAKVFKTGLLSAPGAADIGWSRVPLGDVHDTLARTALEKAGVSIALRTRAGAVTRRDDGWQVSVENGPHGTEQLTADTVVLAVPQREAHGLLPDGALDGKDRLLDIGTAPILNLHVVYDRKVLRRPFFAAVGSPVQWVFDRTEASGLTRVAGNERCQYLAVSQSAAQEEIDQPVAKLRARYLPELERLLPAARGARIRDFFVTRERTATFAPAPGVGRLRPAARTQAPGLFLAGAWTATGWPATMESAVRSGTAAAREALNELGFPQGQLPQEAA from the coding sequence ATGACATCGGGAGTCACCCGGCCAGGCCGGCGCCGTGACCTGCCGCCCGGCCGTCCCGAAGGGGCGGCTGCGGTGGTCATCGGGGGCGGTCTCGCGGGCACGACCGCGGCGCTCGCACTGGCCGACGCGGGGCTGCGGGTCACCCTGGTCGAGGGCCGGCCCCGCCTCGGCGGACTGGTCTTCTCGTTCCGCCGCGACAGCGCCGCCGGTGAGCTGAGCGTCGACAACGGCCAGCATGTCTACCTGCGCTGCTGCACCGCCTACAGCGGGCTGCTGGAGCGGATCGGCGCCACGGATCTGGTGCCCCTCCAGGAGCGGATGGACGTCCCGGTCCTGGACGCCGACCGGATGCGGCTCGGCCGGCTGCGCCGCACCGCGCTGCCCGTCCCGCTGCACCTCGCCCGGAGCCTCGCCGGGTACCCGCATCTCTCCCCCGCCGAGCGGGCCGGGGTCGTGCGGGCCACCCTCGCGCTCAAGGGCCTCGACCCGGCCGACCCCGCGCTGGACGGTCTGGACTTCGGCAGCTGGCTGCGCCGGTACGGCCAGTCGGCCCGCGCGATCGAGGCGCTGTGGGACCTGGTCGGCATCGCGACCCTCAACGCCCGTGCCGGTGACGCCTCGATGGGCCTGGCCGCGAAGGTCTTCAAGACCGGGCTGCTGTCCGCCCCCGGCGCCGCCGACATCGGCTGGTCCCGCGTCCCGCTCGGCGACGTCCACGACACCCTCGCCCGGACGGCCCTGGAGAAGGCCGGTGTGAGCATCGCGCTGCGCACCCGCGCCGGGGCGGTCACCCGCCGGGACGACGGCTGGCAGGTGTCGGTGGAGAACGGCCCGCACGGCACCGAGCAGCTCACCGCGGACACCGTCGTCCTCGCCGTACCGCAGCGCGAGGCGCACGGCCTGCTGCCCGACGGGGCGCTGGACGGCAAGGACCGGCTGCTGGACATCGGCACCGCCCCGATCCTCAACCTCCATGTCGTCTACGACCGCAAGGTGCTGCGCCGCCCCTTCTTCGCCGCGGTCGGCTCGCCGGTCCAGTGGGTCTTCGACCGCACCGAGGCCTCCGGGCTGACCCGCGTGGCCGGGAACGAGCGCTGCCAGTATCTGGCGGTCTCGCAGTCCGCCGCGCAGGAGGAGATCGACCAGCCGGTCGCCAAGCTCCGCGCCCGCTACCTGCCCGAGCTGGAGCGGCTGCTGCCCGCCGCCCGCGGCGCCAGGATCCGCGACTTCTTCGTCACCCGCGAGCGCACCGCGACCTTTGCGCCCGCCCCGGGCGTCGGCAGGCTCCGCCCCGCCGCCCGCACCCAAGCTCCCGGCCTGTTCCTGGCCGGTGCGTGGACCGCCACCGGGTGGCCCGCGACCATGGAAAGCGCTGTTCGCAGCGGCACTGCCGCCGCTCGCGAGGCACTCAACGAACTCGGCTTCCCCCAGGGCCAGTTGCCTCAGGAGGCGGCATGA
- the shc gene encoding squalene--hopene cyclase, with amino-acid sequence MTATTDGSTGALPPRAPSASDATAENTAPPAATRTAVRQDTVDAARRATARATDYLLSVQDPAGWWKGDLETNVTMDAEDLLLRQFLGIQDPELTEAAARHIRKEQCADGTWATFYGGPGELSATIEAYVALRLAGDAPDAPHMVQAAAWVRGQGGIAAARVFTRIWLALFGWWKWDDLPELPPELLYFPKWFPLNIYDFGCWARQTIVPLTIVSAKRPVRPAPFALDELHTDPRRPNPPRPLAPVTSWDGVFQRLDKALHLYHKVAFRKLRAAAMRSAARWIIERQENDGCWGGIQPPAVYSIIALHLCGYDLDHPVLRTGLASLDRFAVWREDGPPGPDGPGGAPTRMIEACQSPVWDTCLATIALADAGLPADHPQLVKAAEWMLAEQIDRPGDWSVKRPQLPSGGWGFEFENDNYPDIDDTAEVVLALRRVRHPDPLRVEAAVRRAVRWNLGMQSKNGAWGAFDVDNTSPFPNRLPFCDFGEVIDPPSADVTAHVVEMLADVGRTHDPRTRRGVAWLLAEQEAGGAWFGRWGTNYLYGTGSVLPALAAAGVPASHPAVRRAVRWLERVQNDDGGWGEDQRSYQDKEKWAGRGASTASQTAWALMALLAAGERGSEAVRRGVHWLTATQREDGSWDEPYFTGTGFPWDFSINYHLYRQVFPLTALGRYLNGGPAGAPVGA; translated from the coding sequence ATGACAGCGACGACCGACGGAAGCACCGGGGCGCTGCCGCCCCGGGCCCCCTCGGCCAGCGATGCCACCGCTGAGAACACCGCACCACCCGCGGCCACGCGAACCGCCGTACGGCAGGACACGGTGGACGCCGCCCGCCGCGCGACCGCACGCGCCACCGACTATCTGCTGTCCGTCCAGGACCCCGCCGGTTGGTGGAAGGGCGACCTCGAGACCAACGTCACGATGGACGCCGAAGACCTGCTGCTCCGTCAATTCCTCGGTATCCAGGACCCGGAGCTCACCGAGGCCGCCGCCCGCCACATCCGCAAGGAGCAGTGCGCGGACGGCACCTGGGCCACCTTCTACGGCGGGCCCGGCGAACTCTCCGCCACCATCGAGGCCTATGTCGCCCTGCGGCTCGCCGGTGACGCCCCGGACGCACCGCACATGGTCCAGGCCGCCGCCTGGGTCCGCGGGCAGGGCGGGATCGCCGCGGCCCGGGTCTTCACCCGCATCTGGCTGGCGCTCTTCGGCTGGTGGAAGTGGGACGACCTGCCCGAACTGCCGCCGGAACTCCTCTACTTCCCCAAGTGGTTCCCGCTCAACATCTACGACTTCGGGTGCTGGGCGCGGCAGACCATCGTGCCGCTGACCATCGTCTCGGCCAAGCGCCCGGTCCGCCCGGCGCCGTTCGCCCTCGACGAGCTGCACACCGATCCGCGCCGCCCCAACCCGCCGCGGCCGCTCGCCCCCGTCACCAGCTGGGACGGGGTGTTCCAGCGTCTCGACAAGGCGCTGCACCTCTACCACAAGGTCGCCTTCCGCAAGCTGCGCGCCGCCGCGATGCGCTCCGCCGCCCGCTGGATCATCGAACGGCAGGAGAACGACGGCTGCTGGGGCGGTATCCAGCCCCCCGCGGTCTACTCCATCATCGCCCTGCACCTCTGCGGCTACGACCTCGACCACCCCGTGCTGCGCACCGGTCTGGCCTCCCTCGACCGGTTCGCCGTCTGGCGCGAGGACGGTCCCCCTGGGCCTGACGGCCCGGGAGGTGCCCCCACACGGATGATCGAGGCCTGCCAGTCCCCGGTCTGGGACACCTGTCTGGCGACCATCGCGCTGGCCGACGCCGGACTGCCCGCCGACCACCCGCAGCTGGTCAAGGCCGCCGAGTGGATGCTCGCCGAGCAGATCGACCGGCCCGGCGACTGGAGCGTCAAAAGGCCCCAACTCCCGTCCGGGGGCTGGGGTTTCGAGTTCGAGAACGACAACTACCCGGACATCGACGACACCGCGGAGGTGGTGCTTGCGCTGCGCCGGGTCCGGCACCCCGATCCGCTGCGGGTCGAGGCCGCGGTACGCCGTGCGGTGCGCTGGAACCTCGGGATGCAGTCCAAGAACGGGGCCTGGGGCGCCTTCGACGTCGACAACACCAGCCCGTTCCCCAACCGGCTGCCGTTCTGTGACTTCGGGGAGGTCATCGACCCGCCGTCGGCCGATGTCACCGCCCATGTCGTCGAGATGCTGGCCGACGTCGGCCGCACCCATGACCCGCGTACCCGCCGCGGTGTCGCCTGGCTGCTGGCCGAGCAGGAGGCCGGCGGCGCCTGGTTCGGCCGCTGGGGCACCAACTACCTCTACGGCACGGGCTCGGTGCTCCCCGCGCTCGCCGCGGCCGGTGTCCCCGCCTCGCACCCCGCGGTCCGCAGGGCCGTGCGCTGGCTGGAGCGGGTGCAGAACGACGACGGCGGCTGGGGCGAGGACCAGCGGTCCTACCAGGACAAGGAGAAGTGGGCGGGGCGCGGCGCCTCGACCGCCTCGCAGACCGCCTGGGCGCTGATGGCGCTGCTCGCGGCCGGGGAGCGGGGCAGCGAGGCGGTGCGGCGCGGTGTGCACTGGCTGACCGCGACCCAGCGCGAGGACGGGTCCTGGGATGAGCCGTACTTCACCGGCACGGGCTTCCCCTGGGACTTCTCCATCAACTATCACCTGTACCGCCAGGTCTTCCCGCTGACGGCCCTGGGCCGCTACCTCAACGGGGGACCGGCCGGGGCCCCGGTGGGGGCCTGA
- the hpnD gene encoding presqualene diphosphate synthase HpnD: MSRTVEATAHASAPVLAAYRYCEAITGQQARNFAYGIRLLPTDKRQAMSALYAFSRRIDDIGDGTLEPAAKQGRLEDTRALLARVKDGRIDEDDTDPVAVALSDAARRFPLPLEGLDELIDGVLMDVRGETYETWDELKVYCRCVAGAIGRLSLGVFGTVPGAPDAERASEYADTLGLALQLTNILRDVREDAGNGRTYLPAEDLAKFGCAAGFGRPVPPPGSDFTGLVHFEVKRARALFAEGFQLLPMLDRRSGACVAAMAGIYHRLLTRIAADPEAVLRGRVSLPGREKAFVAVRGLSGLDARAIGRRQAVRRRG; this comes from the coding sequence GTGAGTCGGACCGTGGAGGCAACTGCACACGCGTCCGCGCCGGTGCTCGCTGCGTATCGCTACTGCGAGGCCATCACCGGGCAGCAGGCACGCAACTTCGCCTATGGCATCCGGCTGCTGCCGACCGACAAGCGGCAGGCCATGTCGGCGCTCTACGCCTTCTCCCGCCGGATCGACGACATCGGCGACGGCACCCTGGAGCCCGCCGCCAAGCAGGGGCGCCTGGAGGACACCCGGGCGCTGCTGGCCCGCGTCAAGGACGGCCGGATCGACGAGGACGACACCGACCCGGTCGCCGTCGCGCTGTCCGACGCCGCCCGCCGCTTCCCGCTGCCGCTGGAGGGTCTCGACGAGCTGATTGACGGCGTGCTCATGGACGTGCGCGGCGAGACCTATGAGACCTGGGACGAGCTGAAGGTCTACTGCCGCTGCGTCGCCGGTGCCATCGGCCGGCTCTCCCTGGGCGTGTTCGGCACGGTCCCGGGTGCGCCGGACGCCGAGCGCGCCTCCGAGTACGCCGACACCCTCGGCCTCGCGCTCCAACTGACCAACATTCTCAGGGACGTTCGCGAGGACGCAGGCAACGGGCGTACCTATCTGCCCGCCGAGGACCTCGCCAAGTTCGGCTGCGCGGCCGGCTTCGGGCGTCCCGTACCGCCGCCCGGCTCGGACTTCACCGGCCTGGTGCACTTCGAGGTGAAGCGGGCCCGCGCGCTGTTCGCCGAGGGCTTCCAGCTGCTGCCGATGCTCGACCGGCGCAGCGGCGCCTGTGTGGCCGCGATGGCCGGCATCTACCACCGGCTGCTGACGCGGATCGCCGCCGACCCCGAGGCGGTGCTGCGCGGCCGGGTCTCCCTGCCCGGCCGGGAGAAGGCCTTTGTCGCGGTGCGCGGACTGTCCGGGCTCGACGCGCGGGCGATCGGCCGCCGGCAGGCCGTCCGGAGGCGCGGATGA
- a CDS encoding ABC transporter permease, translating into MSETTHDSAVAMSAPPSSDEGLTPAQRAQKYGLSQSGARPGLPAYVRQLWDRRHFISAFASAKMTAQYSQAKLGQVWQVATPLLNALVYYLIFGLLIGTRNGVPDFVPFLVTGVFIFTFTQSSVMAGTKSISGNLGLVRALHFPRACLPISFCLMQLQQLVFSMGVLLVILLGFGQLPTWSWLLVIPALALQFVFNTGLAMVMARLGSKTPDLAQLMPFIMRTWMYASGVMFSIDLILKDKQVPAFVEWLLNANPAAVYIDLMRFALIDSFTANKLPPHVWAYAGGWALLMGVVGFVYFWKAEERYGRG; encoded by the coding sequence GTGAGCGAGACCACGCACGACAGTGCGGTCGCCATGAGTGCCCCGCCATCTTCCGACGAAGGGCTCACTCCTGCCCAGCGGGCCCAGAAGTACGGGCTCTCGCAGAGCGGGGCCCGTCCCGGTCTTCCGGCGTACGTCCGGCAGCTGTGGGACCGGCGGCACTTCATCTCCGCTTTTGCCAGCGCCAAGATGACGGCGCAGTACAGCCAGGCCAAGCTGGGCCAGGTGTGGCAGGTGGCGACGCCACTGCTGAACGCGCTCGTCTACTACTTGATCTTCGGTCTGCTGATCGGTACCCGGAACGGCGTCCCGGACTTCGTCCCGTTCCTGGTGACCGGTGTCTTCATCTTCACCTTCACCCAGAGTTCGGTGATGGCGGGTACGAAGTCGATCTCGGGCAACCTGGGCCTGGTGCGGGCGCTGCACTTCCCGCGGGCCTGCCTGCCGATCTCGTTCTGCCTGATGCAGCTGCAGCAGCTGGTGTTCTCGATGGGTGTGCTGCTGGTCATCCTGCTGGGCTTCGGGCAGCTGCCGACCTGGTCGTGGCTGCTGGTCATCCCGGCGCTGGCGCTGCAGTTCGTGTTCAACACCGGTCTGGCGATGGTGATGGCCCGGCTGGGTTCCAAGACCCCGGACCTGGCGCAGCTGATGCCGTTCATCATGCGGACGTGGATGTATGCGTCCGGCGTGATGTTCAGCATCGACCTGATCCTCAAGGACAAGCAGGTCCCCGCGTTTGTGGAGTGGCTGCTCAACGCCAACCCGGCGGCCGTCTACATCGACCTGATGCGCTTCGCGCTGATCGACAGCTTCACCGCGAACAAGCTGCCCCCGCATGTGTGGGCGTACGCCGGGGGCTGGGCGCTGCTGATGGGCGTCGTGGGCTTTGTGTACTTCTGGAAGGCTGAGGAGCGGTACGGACGTGGCTGA